One segment of Humidesulfovibrio mexicanus DNA contains the following:
- the pssA gene encoding CDP-diacylglycerol--serine O-phosphatidyltransferase, which translates to MAKEKALPRHKGVYILPNLFTAASLFLGFLGMVLVMEGRFEHTALCILGSCLFDGLDGKVARLTNTTSEFGVQFDSLADLVAFGAVPGLMMYQWQLSGFGTLGLMASFLLVACGALRLARFNVQSAVTSKKFFIGLPIPAQASTLATLVLFAPHLPEAWLGTVLPTASLVLVYILSFLMVSTMRYASFKEYGFIKAHPFSSMVTVILLFVMVASQPKMLGFVFFLGYILSGPIYTLFILSPRGSKMLAAKEQKQG; encoded by the coding sequence ATGGCCAAGGAAAAGGCGTTGCCCCGCCACAAGGGCGTGTACATACTGCCCAATCTTTTCACTGCTGCAAGCCTGTTCCTGGGCTTTCTGGGCATGGTCCTGGTCATGGAGGGCCGCTTCGAGCACACGGCCCTGTGCATTTTGGGCTCGTGCCTCTTCGACGGCCTGGACGGCAAGGTGGCGCGGCTCACCAACACCACCAGCGAGTTCGGCGTGCAGTTCGACTCCCTTGCCGATCTGGTCGCCTTCGGCGCGGTGCCCGGCCTTATGATGTACCAGTGGCAGCTCTCCGGGTTCGGCACCCTTGGGCTCATGGCCTCCTTTCTCCTTGTGGCTTGCGGAGCGCTTCGCCTCGCCCGCTTCAACGTGCAGTCCGCCGTCACCAGCAAGAAGTTCTTCATCGGCCTGCCGATTCCCGCGCAGGCCAGCACCCTGGCCACACTGGTGCTTTTTGCCCCGCACCTGCCCGAGGCCTGGCTCGGCACCGTGCTGCCAACTGCCAGCCTTGTGCTCGTCTACATCCTGTCCTTCCTCATGGTCAGCACCATGCGCTACGCCTCGTTCAAGGAGTACGGCTTCATCAAGGCGCATCCCTTCAGCTCCATGGTGACGGTGATCCTGCTCTTCGTCATGGTGGCCTCGCAGCCCAAGATGCTCGGCTTCGTGTTTTTCCTCGGCTACATCCTGAGCGGCCCCATCTACACCCTGTTCATCCTTTCGCCGCGCGGCTCCAAGATGCTGGCCGCCAAGGAGCAGAAACAGGGCTAA